A genomic region of Saccopteryx bilineata isolate mSacBil1 chromosome 1, mSacBil1_pri_phased_curated, whole genome shotgun sequence contains the following coding sequences:
- the SCYL1 gene encoding N-terminal kinase-like protein isoform X5 produces MWFFARDPVRDFPFELSPEPAEGGPPGLWALHRGRKKATGSTVSVFVYDVKPGAEEQTQVAKAAFKRLKTLRHPNILAYIDGLETDKCLHVVTEAVTPLGVYLKARAEAGGPKELELSWGLHQIVKALSFLVNDCNLIHNNVCMAAVFVDRAGEWKLGGLDYMYSDQGNGGAPPRKGIPELEQYDPPELADSSGRAVREKWSSDMWRLGCLIWEVFNGPLPRAAALRNPGKNCRAPGGFMNNRFVETNLFLEEIQIKEPAEKQKFFQELSKSLDSFPEDFCRHKVLPQLLTAFEFGNAGAVVLTPLFKVGKFLSAEEYQQKIIPVVVKMFSSTDRAMRIRLLQQMEQFIQYLDEPTVNTQIFPHVVHGFLDTNPAIREQTVKAHSFPVPTLQSMLLLAPKLNEANLNVELMKHFARLQAKDEQGPIRCNTTVCLGKIGSYLSASTRHRVLTSAFSRATKDPFAPSRVAGVLGFAATHNLYSMNDCAHKILPVLCGLTVDPEKSVRDQAFKAIRSFLSKLESVSEDPTQLAEVEKDVHAASSPGVGGAAASWAGWAVTGVSSLTSKLIRAHPTASLGEPNIPQRPTPDGLPAPAPTPIPPTPMTSGHWEAQEEAKDTAEDSSAADRWDDEDWGSLEQEAESVLAQQDNWSTGGHTGRAGQVSQTSNPNHKSPESHWSSWEADGSWEQGWQEPSPQEPSPEGTRLASDYNWDGPESSDKGDPFADLSAHREVGTQPRPDSWGDDNWEGLETESRQVKAELARKKREERRREMEARRAEKKATKGPMKLGTRKLD; encoded by the exons ATGTGGTTCTTTGCCCGTGACCCAGTCCGGGATTTTCCGTTCGAGCTCAGCCCGGAACCCGCCGAGGGCGGCCCGCCGGGTCTCTGGGCCCTGCACCGCGGCCGCAAGAAG GCCACGGGCAGCACGGTGTCTGTCTTCGTGTACGACGTGAAGCCTGGCGCTGAAGAGCAGACCCAGGTGGCCAAAGCCGCCTTCAAGCGCCTCAAAACTCTCCGACACCCCAACATTCTGGCCTACATCGATGGGCTGGAG ACAGACAAATGCCTCCACGTAGTGACAGAAGCTGTGACCCCGTTGGGAGTGTACCTCAAGGCACGAGCGGAGGCTGGTGGTCCGAAGGAGCTGGAGCTCTCCTGGGGGCTACATCAGATTGTG AAAGCCCTCAGCTTCTTGGTCAATGACTGCAACCTCATCCACAACAATGTCTGCATGGCCGCTGTGTTTGTGGACCGGGCTGGCGAGTGGAAGCTTGGGGGCCTGGATTACATGTACTCAGACCAAGGCAATGGTGGGGCACCCCCCCGCAAGGGGATCCCCGAGCTTGAGCAGTATGACCCTCCAGAGTTGGCTGATAGCAGTGGcagagctgtcagagagaagtg GTCATCCGACATGTGGCGGTTGGGCTGCCTCATCTGGGAAGTCTTCAATGGGCCCCTACCTCGGGCAGCCGCCCTGCGCAACCCTGGCAAG AACTGCCGGGCGCCTGGTGGCTTCATGAACAACCGCTTTGTGGAGACCAACCTCTTCCTGGAAGAAATTCAG ATCAAAGAGCCAGCTGAGAAGCAAAAGTTCTTCCAAGAGCTGAGCAAGAGCCTTGACTCGTTCCCTGAGGATTTCTGCCGGCACAAGGTGCTGCCCCAGTTGCTGACTGCCTTTGAGTTTGGCAACGCGGGGGCCGTGGTCCTCACCCCCCTCTTCAAG GTGGGCAAGTTCCTTAGTGCTGAAGAATATCAACAAAAGATCATCCCTGTCGTGGTCAAGATGTTCTCATCCACAGATCGGGCCATGCGCATCCGCCTCCTACAGCAG ATGGAGCAGTTCATCCAATACCTTGATGAGCCAACAGTCAACACCCAGATCTTTCCCCACGTTGTGCATGGTTTCCTGGACACCAACCCTGCCATCCGGGAGCAGACTGTCAAG GCCCACAGTTTCCCTGTGCCCACCCTGCAGTCCATGCTGCTCCTGGCCCCGAAGCTGAATGAGGCCAACCTCAACGTGGAGCTGATGAAGCACTTTGCTCGGCTGCAGGCCAAGGACGAGCAGGGCCCCATCCGTTGCAACACCACCGTCTGCCTGGGAAAAATCGGCTCCTACCTCAGTGCCAGT ACCAGACACAGGGTCCTCACCTCTGCCTTCAGTCGGGCCACTAAGGACCCATTTGCACCGTCTCGGGTTGCCGGTGTCCTGGGCTTTGCCGCCACCCACAATCTCTATTCAATGAACGACTGCGCCCACAAGATCCTGCCTGTTCTCTGTGGTCTCACTGTGGATCCTGAGAAATCTGTACGGGACCAG GCCTTCAAGGCCATTCGAAGTTTCCTTTCCAAACTGGAATCTGTGTCAGAGGATCCCACCCAGCTGGCTGAAGTGG AGAAGGATGTCCATGCAGCCTCCAGCCCTGGAGTGGGAGGAGCCGCAGCCAGCTGGGCAGGCTGGGCTGTTACAGGGGTCTCTTCGCTCACCTCCAAGCTGATCCGTGCACACCCCACAGCTTCCCTGGGTGAGCCCAACATCCCCCAAAGACCCACACCTGACG GACTTCCTGCCCCGGCTCCCACTCCTATCCCTCCCACACCTATGACCTCAGGACACTGGGAGGCACAAGAGGAGGCCAAGGACACAGCAGAGGACAGCAGTGCTGCCGACAGATGGGATGATGAAGACTGGGGCAGCTTGGAG CAGGAGGCTGAGTCTGTATTAGCCCAACAAGACAACTGGAGCACTGGGGGCCACACTGGCCGTGCTGGGCAGGTGAGCCAG accagcaaCCCCAACCACAAATCCCCCGAGTCACACTGGAGCAGCTGGGAAGCTGAcggctcctgggagcagggttgGCAGGAGCCAAGTCCCCAAGAGCCGTCCCCTGAGGGCACACGGCTGGCCAGCGACTATAACTGGGATGGACCAGAGTCCAGTGATAAAGGGGACCCCTTTGCTGACCTGTCGGCACATCGGGAGGTTGGTACCCAG CCGCGACCTGATTCATGGGGCGATGACAACTGGGAGGGCCTGGAGACCGAGAGCC GGCAGGTGAAGGCTGAGCTGGCCCGGAAGAAGCGGGAGGAGCGTCGGCGGGAGATGGAGGCCAGGCGTGCCGAGAAGAAGGCCACCAAGGGCCCCATGAAGTTGGGGACCCGGAAGCTGGACTGA
- the SCYL1 gene encoding N-terminal kinase-like protein isoform X7 produces MPPRSDRSCDPVGSVPQGTSGGWWSEGAGALLGATSDCGEKALSFLVNDCNLIHNNVCMAAVFVDRAGEWKLGGLDYMYSDQGNGGAPPRKGIPELEQYDPPELADSSGRAVREKWSSDMWRLGCLIWEVFNGPLPRAAALRNPGKIPKSLVPHYCELVGANPKVRPNPARFLQNCRAPGGFMNNRFVETNLFLEEIQIKEPAEKQKFFQELSKSLDSFPEDFCRHKVLPQLLTAFEFGNAGAVVLTPLFKVGKFLSAEEYQQKIIPVVVKMFSSTDRAMRIRLLQQMEQFIQYLDEPTVNTQIFPHVVHGFLDTNPAIREQTVKSMLLLAPKLNEANLNVELMKHFARLQAKDEQGPIRCNTTVCLGKIGSYLSASTRHRVLTSAFSRATKDPFAPSRVAGVLGFAATHNLYSMNDCAHKILPVLCGLTVDPEKSVRDQAFKAIRSFLSKLESVSEDPTQLAEVEKDVHAASSPGVGGAAASWAGWAVTGVSSLTSKLIRAHPTASLGEPNIPQRPTPDGLPAPAPTPIPPTPMTSGHWEAQEEAKDTAEDSSAADRWDDEDWGSLEQEAESVLAQQDNWSTGGHTGRAGQVSQTSNPNHKSPESHWSSWEADGSWEQGWQEPSPQEPSPEGTRLASDYNWDGPESSDKGDPFADLSAHREVGTQPRPDSWGDDNWEGLETESRQVKAELARKKREERRREMEARRAEKKATKGPMKLGTRKLD; encoded by the exons ATGCCTCCACGTAGTGACAGAAGCTGTGACCCCGTTGGGAGTGTACCTCAAGGCACGAGCGGAGGCTGGTGGTCCGAAGGAGCTGGAGCTCTCCTGGGGGCTACATCAGATTGTGGTGAG AAAGCCCTCAGCTTCTTGGTCAATGACTGCAACCTCATCCACAACAATGTCTGCATGGCCGCTGTGTTTGTGGACCGGGCTGGCGAGTGGAAGCTTGGGGGCCTGGATTACATGTACTCAGACCAAGGCAATGGTGGGGCACCCCCCCGCAAGGGGATCCCCGAGCTTGAGCAGTATGACCCTCCAGAGTTGGCTGATAGCAGTGGcagagctgtcagagagaagtg GTCATCCGACATGTGGCGGTTGGGCTGCCTCATCTGGGAAGTCTTCAATGGGCCCCTACCTCGGGCAGCCGCCCTGCGCAACCCTGGCAAG ATCCCCAAATCGCTGGTGCCCCATTACTGTGAGCTGGTTGGAGCCAACCCGAAGGTGCGTCCTAACCCAGCCCGCTTCCTTCAGAACTGCCGGGCGCCTGGTGGCTTCATGAACAACCGCTTTGTGGAGACCAACCTCTTCCTGGAAGAAATTCAG ATCAAAGAGCCAGCTGAGAAGCAAAAGTTCTTCCAAGAGCTGAGCAAGAGCCTTGACTCGTTCCCTGAGGATTTCTGCCGGCACAAGGTGCTGCCCCAGTTGCTGACTGCCTTTGAGTTTGGCAACGCGGGGGCCGTGGTCCTCACCCCCCTCTTCAAG GTGGGCAAGTTCCTTAGTGCTGAAGAATATCAACAAAAGATCATCCCTGTCGTGGTCAAGATGTTCTCATCCACAGATCGGGCCATGCGCATCCGCCTCCTACAGCAG ATGGAGCAGTTCATCCAATACCTTGATGAGCCAACAGTCAACACCCAGATCTTTCCCCACGTTGTGCATGGTTTCCTGGACACCAACCCTGCCATCCGGGAGCAGACTGTCAAG TCCATGCTGCTCCTGGCCCCGAAGCTGAATGAGGCCAACCTCAACGTGGAGCTGATGAAGCACTTTGCTCGGCTGCAGGCCAAGGACGAGCAGGGCCCCATCCGTTGCAACACCACCGTCTGCCTGGGAAAAATCGGCTCCTACCTCAGTGCCAGT ACCAGACACAGGGTCCTCACCTCTGCCTTCAGTCGGGCCACTAAGGACCCATTTGCACCGTCTCGGGTTGCCGGTGTCCTGGGCTTTGCCGCCACCCACAATCTCTATTCAATGAACGACTGCGCCCACAAGATCCTGCCTGTTCTCTGTGGTCTCACTGTGGATCCTGAGAAATCTGTACGGGACCAG GCCTTCAAGGCCATTCGAAGTTTCCTTTCCAAACTGGAATCTGTGTCAGAGGATCCCACCCAGCTGGCTGAAGTGG AGAAGGATGTCCATGCAGCCTCCAGCCCTGGAGTGGGAGGAGCCGCAGCCAGCTGGGCAGGCTGGGCTGTTACAGGGGTCTCTTCGCTCACCTCCAAGCTGATCCGTGCACACCCCACAGCTTCCCTGGGTGAGCCCAACATCCCCCAAAGACCCACACCTGACG GACTTCCTGCCCCGGCTCCCACTCCTATCCCTCCCACACCTATGACCTCAGGACACTGGGAGGCACAAGAGGAGGCCAAGGACACAGCAGAGGACAGCAGTGCTGCCGACAGATGGGATGATGAAGACTGGGGCAGCTTGGAG CAGGAGGCTGAGTCTGTATTAGCCCAACAAGACAACTGGAGCACTGGGGGCCACACTGGCCGTGCTGGGCAGGTGAGCCAG accagcaaCCCCAACCACAAATCCCCCGAGTCACACTGGAGCAGCTGGGAAGCTGAcggctcctgggagcagggttgGCAGGAGCCAAGTCCCCAAGAGCCGTCCCCTGAGGGCACACGGCTGGCCAGCGACTATAACTGGGATGGACCAGAGTCCAGTGATAAAGGGGACCCCTTTGCTGACCTGTCGGCACATCGGGAGGTTGGTACCCAG CCGCGACCTGATTCATGGGGCGATGACAACTGGGAGGGCCTGGAGACCGAGAGCC GGCAGGTGAAGGCTGAGCTGGCCCGGAAGAAGCGGGAGGAGCGTCGGCGGGAGATGGAGGCCAGGCGTGCCGAGAAGAAGGCCACCAAGGGCCCCATGAAGTTGGGGACCCGGAAGCTGGACTGA
- the SCYL1 gene encoding N-terminal kinase-like protein isoform X2, with product MWFFARDPVRDFPFELSPEPAEGGPPGLWALHRGRKKATGSTVSVFVYDVKPGAEEQTQVAKAAFKRLKTLRHPNILAYIDGLETDKCLHVVTEAVTPLGVYLKARAEAGGPKELELSWGLHQIVKALSFLVNDCNLIHNNVCMAAVFVDRAGEWKLGGLDYMYSDQGNGGAPPRKGIPELEQYDPPELADSSGRAVREKWSSDMWRLGCLIWEVFNGPLPRAAALRNPGKIPKSLVPHYCELVGANPKVRPNPARFLQNCRAPGGFMNNRFVETNLFLEEIQIKEPAEKQKFFQELSKSLDSFPEDFCRHKVLPQLLTAFEFGNAGAVVLTPLFKVGKFLSAEEYQQKIIPVVVKMFSSTDRAMRIRLLQQMEQFIQYLDEPTVNTQIFPHVVHGFLDTNPAIREQTVKAHSFPVPTLQSMLLLAPKLNEANLNVELMKHFARLQAKDEQGPIRCNTTVCLGKIGSYLSASTRHRVLTSAFSRATKDPFAPSRVAGVLGFAATHNLYSMNDCAHKILPVLCGLTVDPEKSVRDQAFKAIRSFLSKLESVSEDPTQLAEVEKDVHAASSPGVGGAAASWAGWAVTGVSSLTSKLIRAHPTASLGEPNIPQRPTPDGLPAPAPTPIPPTPMTSGHWEAQEEAKDTAEDSSAADRWDDEDWGSLEQEAESVLAQQDNWSTGGHTGRAGQTSNPNHKSPESHWSSWEADGSWEQGWQEPSPQEPSPEGTRLASDYNWDGPESSDKGDPFADLSAHREVGTQPRPDSWGDDNWEGLETESRQVKAELARKKREERRREMEARRAEKKATKGPMKLGTRKLD from the exons ATGTGGTTCTTTGCCCGTGACCCAGTCCGGGATTTTCCGTTCGAGCTCAGCCCGGAACCCGCCGAGGGCGGCCCGCCGGGTCTCTGGGCCCTGCACCGCGGCCGCAAGAAG GCCACGGGCAGCACGGTGTCTGTCTTCGTGTACGACGTGAAGCCTGGCGCTGAAGAGCAGACCCAGGTGGCCAAAGCCGCCTTCAAGCGCCTCAAAACTCTCCGACACCCCAACATTCTGGCCTACATCGATGGGCTGGAG ACAGACAAATGCCTCCACGTAGTGACAGAAGCTGTGACCCCGTTGGGAGTGTACCTCAAGGCACGAGCGGAGGCTGGTGGTCCGAAGGAGCTGGAGCTCTCCTGGGGGCTACATCAGATTGTG AAAGCCCTCAGCTTCTTGGTCAATGACTGCAACCTCATCCACAACAATGTCTGCATGGCCGCTGTGTTTGTGGACCGGGCTGGCGAGTGGAAGCTTGGGGGCCTGGATTACATGTACTCAGACCAAGGCAATGGTGGGGCACCCCCCCGCAAGGGGATCCCCGAGCTTGAGCAGTATGACCCTCCAGAGTTGGCTGATAGCAGTGGcagagctgtcagagagaagtg GTCATCCGACATGTGGCGGTTGGGCTGCCTCATCTGGGAAGTCTTCAATGGGCCCCTACCTCGGGCAGCCGCCCTGCGCAACCCTGGCAAG ATCCCCAAATCGCTGGTGCCCCATTACTGTGAGCTGGTTGGAGCCAACCCGAAGGTGCGTCCTAACCCAGCCCGCTTCCTTCAGAACTGCCGGGCGCCTGGTGGCTTCATGAACAACCGCTTTGTGGAGACCAACCTCTTCCTGGAAGAAATTCAG ATCAAAGAGCCAGCTGAGAAGCAAAAGTTCTTCCAAGAGCTGAGCAAGAGCCTTGACTCGTTCCCTGAGGATTTCTGCCGGCACAAGGTGCTGCCCCAGTTGCTGACTGCCTTTGAGTTTGGCAACGCGGGGGCCGTGGTCCTCACCCCCCTCTTCAAG GTGGGCAAGTTCCTTAGTGCTGAAGAATATCAACAAAAGATCATCCCTGTCGTGGTCAAGATGTTCTCATCCACAGATCGGGCCATGCGCATCCGCCTCCTACAGCAG ATGGAGCAGTTCATCCAATACCTTGATGAGCCAACAGTCAACACCCAGATCTTTCCCCACGTTGTGCATGGTTTCCTGGACACCAACCCTGCCATCCGGGAGCAGACTGTCAAG GCCCACAGTTTCCCTGTGCCCACCCTGCAGTCCATGCTGCTCCTGGCCCCGAAGCTGAATGAGGCCAACCTCAACGTGGAGCTGATGAAGCACTTTGCTCGGCTGCAGGCCAAGGACGAGCAGGGCCCCATCCGTTGCAACACCACCGTCTGCCTGGGAAAAATCGGCTCCTACCTCAGTGCCAGT ACCAGACACAGGGTCCTCACCTCTGCCTTCAGTCGGGCCACTAAGGACCCATTTGCACCGTCTCGGGTTGCCGGTGTCCTGGGCTTTGCCGCCACCCACAATCTCTATTCAATGAACGACTGCGCCCACAAGATCCTGCCTGTTCTCTGTGGTCTCACTGTGGATCCTGAGAAATCTGTACGGGACCAG GCCTTCAAGGCCATTCGAAGTTTCCTTTCCAAACTGGAATCTGTGTCAGAGGATCCCACCCAGCTGGCTGAAGTGG AGAAGGATGTCCATGCAGCCTCCAGCCCTGGAGTGGGAGGAGCCGCAGCCAGCTGGGCAGGCTGGGCTGTTACAGGGGTCTCTTCGCTCACCTCCAAGCTGATCCGTGCACACCCCACAGCTTCCCTGGGTGAGCCCAACATCCCCCAAAGACCCACACCTGACG GACTTCCTGCCCCGGCTCCCACTCCTATCCCTCCCACACCTATGACCTCAGGACACTGGGAGGCACAAGAGGAGGCCAAGGACACAGCAGAGGACAGCAGTGCTGCCGACAGATGGGATGATGAAGACTGGGGCAGCTTGGAG CAGGAGGCTGAGTCTGTATTAGCCCAACAAGACAACTGGAGCACTGGGGGCCACACTGGCCGTGCTGGGCAG accagcaaCCCCAACCACAAATCCCCCGAGTCACACTGGAGCAGCTGGGAAGCTGAcggctcctgggagcagggttgGCAGGAGCCAAGTCCCCAAGAGCCGTCCCCTGAGGGCACACGGCTGGCCAGCGACTATAACTGGGATGGACCAGAGTCCAGTGATAAAGGGGACCCCTTTGCTGACCTGTCGGCACATCGGGAGGTTGGTACCCAG CCGCGACCTGATTCATGGGGCGATGACAACTGGGAGGGCCTGGAGACCGAGAGCC GGCAGGTGAAGGCTGAGCTGGCCCGGAAGAAGCGGGAGGAGCGTCGGCGGGAGATGGAGGCCAGGCGTGCCGAGAAGAAGGCCACCAAGGGCCCCATGAAGTTGGGGACCCGGAAGCTGGACTGA